CCGATacgtagattaaaaaaatcaaaacaataaatcaatcctatgatacaattataaatacgcTCTTCCCATATAGTTGGGCAAAAATTTGTGTTTTGAAGAAGTACCCAAATGGTCATAAAGAGCCAGTGGAATCCTGTAACATTCACAACAGAGCACACACTATATGAAAGGCATAAATCTATTTTGAGCAATCTTGTTAACTCACTCTTATACTTaccaagaaataataaagaccATTGTCTTAGACAGACTGCTGTTAAAACCAAGACAGCTATTCTGGATATTAACATTCCAGCTCGCCAAAGACCCTGAAGGATTAATACTATCCATGTTGCTTCATTATTGTCAGGATTTATCTTTTGCATAGCTTTTGTATATGTACCTATAGCCCAGCTCAACGAACAAAAGGACACTATGGCGGATAAacctatttaattatatttatttaaaaatatattaaatgtcattgattttgaatataattgttatttgtatatatccgGTAAAGTCTTTAGTTAGTGACAGTGACAGTGGCAGTGGAAGCTATAGTATTTTTAGCACTTTAAACACCCACCCTACTCTAAGAGAAgagaacattatttttaaagtttcagtGCTGCAAGCTTCCAAATAGAATGCTTAGATAGTAGCCATGTAATAGGATTCTAACACTAAAACATATTACATTCtgataaaagaagataaaataatatgaataatatctaCATTCCTGTGCTTCTGTTATCTTTGGGGGCGGACCAGAGGATATGAAGATATGTAGTCATTCAATTTCAGTTTCCTctcaaattcttcaaattatactatatattatatttaaagtcatatatattatattatatttatgtgtcaaaatattattatttttaaaaattcttcgcatataagaatttaaatgtcaaacaataatatatttgtatcatttgAAAGtgaaatgtatacatatttttgcTAACATGTTCTCAGGATTACaagtaagtattatttttatattttatatatatacatatttaatataaatataaaaataaaaaatatttatattcttctacaGAGGCAactaacattattaaaattagttatgatatttgttataatattcatgtcatttatattaatattaagtttaCTATGTAACTCATGTTtacatataaacaaatatatgaaaagtaacaattttattaataatgaaaataataagcaTAGCAATCTGATAAGTAATAAATCTATAGCCATGTTTTCaatagaagaaatgaaaaatataaaagaacaattgaattctagaaaaaatgaattagaaCAATATTGTAAAACTATAAGTAGAACAAGTTCAAATTTAGATAATGTATTATCaaatatgataattgatacgtaagtatataataatttattttatattcaaaaatgttacattgtaagatataatttataaatttatattccatatattctatatagaaTACATGGATTATCCTGGTGCCCTATATACAAAGCAGCAAGTTCTACGTGGATGAAGCATTTTGCTACACTTGGAGGTGTATTAACTGAATCAGCTATGGAATTGAttcgtagaaatattttacaaattaatacaattgttAGAAAAGCATTTCCACGTGATCGAGATGTTAAAAAAGCATATCAAGTATGTATATCATACAAgataacgaaatatatttaattatttataaataatttctatttctagaaattaaatacaacAACGAAATTTTTGATAGTGCGCCATCCATTTGAACGTCTTGTTTCTGCATATAGAGATAAATTGGAACATATAGAAggaagagattattattataaaagatttggaCGTCATATTACGCACAAATATCATCGATATAGGAAAccaaatgaaacgaaattagAGCCTACATTTACagaatttcttcgatttatagtagaagaaaaatactttGATGAACATTGGGCACCATTTATTGATACTTGTGAACCCTGTTTAATtccgtataattatattttaaaattcgatactTTCGATAgagatcaaaaatttttaatacaagaattaggattaaatgaatatctgtatgaaaaaaatgatttaaaaaatataaatccacGTGGAGTTACAACTACTACTCtagttaaagaatatatacaaaatgttcCTAGATCATTGCTTGATGAAGTTAACAAAgtttatgaaaatgattttaaacttttttcctatttacctatataataatttaaaatatatttaagagtgATAATAGACATAAAAgtgtgataaataattatgtttaataatttttattaatacaatttgagCAATAATAATCTCTACCATAGACTTAAcagcttttatttatttattttttttttaattttttagtttaaattaattattttatattttctcttacTTGTCCATAATGGTATATAACGTAAAACTGCCATAATATATAGTTGCAATATTAATTGCGGAGCAGCCCCCATAAATGACTCAAATAAATGTAACATACATATATCACTTTCCTGTCTATATACCCAATTTTTATCCTTCATAAATCGTTTGCTCCTTAATGAATGTATCGtggaataaagtaaaattaaatacctaaaaaaatcaaattatttgccTTATCAGAAAAGGCATAACAAAactaattataagaaaacataaataataatacctgTGTAAAACTcctaagaataaaaaatgcaataaccaatgtatatttttaatagaaccATCGCTGTGATACCATCTTaaactaaatatttgaataataccAGCaggtaaaattgtaaaactcAAAGCAAAACATCCCCAAACAAATTGGCcttgtagaaaatattttataaacacaatactatctataaataacaaaaatattttataatgatatttatgttttttttttttggtatatatattaataatataatattaatattaataatagaaatatgattcttattaaaaaaaaaaaaaaatcctattagtttataaattcataaaatcttataaGATTTGgagaaaatcaaaatgaatttaagaaaaatttttcaataaaacttacattttttatacattttatattaaaatcaaaaagaaaaaaagaaagaaagaaagaaaaagtgctTAGAAATcatcaaagataattttaaaatgtgaattttatattattatgattataataacattattaaaatatatacaaatacaatatatattgtatatttataatatatattgtatgtatacatatatatatataagtatatacatacatatacgtatatgtatgtagaaattgaagaaattatgatattctaCTTTACATACGAAACATATTAAACATACATCAATTTGCCAATGATCCTTTACACTTATTAAAACatgttctttaataaattttattattttccatagaaagaatttctttttcaggaATAGCTATATAGTATATACACTTTTATTCTTTGTTCACCTGTTGctatatcgatgaaaaaaaaactgacaGAAGTCAAGTAGTAAAACAAGTCTAACAATCTAAATTGATAACATTCTATTTCTCTGTGTAATGTTATTGCTGatgcattttttttcacaGTTTCATAGCACGAAACATTATCATGTTTTAACTCTGCCGCCGCCATCTTCCCGGCCATTCTTGATTTAATTTCACGCAAATGAAAGAACGCGTTCCGAAATCAGCTATATACTTTccacttttttctttgtttggaattttttaagtttttattagaCATGATATactttatgttattaaatttctttccaagTATGTTATGAAGCTGTTCTTTctaaaaagagaattaattttatataattgatttcattcatcaaaaagaaaatcataaacatatacacatatataaatttatatatatgcaagCTTACATGCATACACGCAAGCGCATTATATAGTTGCGATTTTCAACATGtccgtaaaataaaatatggcgAGCATTTGATGACTAGACGTATACATACGATCTGGTGCTTGTTGTTCTTTGCTGACattgaaataaacatatttctgAGAATATGCttatagtttaattttcaacgtaaattatatcacaatatAAATTGAGAAAAGAGTAATAGTTTTTGTAGATATTAACCttatagagaaaaaagaatttaacttTACCTagaagtaaattaaaattctgaataGAATTGACGATaccattaattttgatattgcaTTAAATATTGTCAAGTATGCAAAgataaatgagaaaatattgacaatatttttctatcattaagAAATGATACTTTActgcaaaatatttatgtttaaagaAGAATCTTGTGAATAATTAGGTAAAATTGTCATTCAATCATCTTTCCTATAATGTAagtagttaaaaatattatattaaaaattgtaattaaatatatattaatatttgtttttaaatttatagtattaatttgaatacaaaagaaacaatattaatttatgttattcttttttctttttttcaaaaaaagaacaaataggAATGTTATGCTATTAAAAAGAAACCGAAGCATCATGTATAGTTTTGAAGGAGATTATAGACGTAAACCACAACAAAATTTAGCAGGTGCAAGTAGAAGAGATGAGAAATCAGTTTTACTACAGCATGCTCAATTAGAACGTTTAAAACGAGAACAACAGCGTAAAAAACATAATGCAGCATTAAAAATTCAGGCACTTGTGCGTggttttataataagaaagaatacaaaaataattaaaaggacAGAATTTGACGAGGAACAACAAATAAATGgccgaagaaatttaaatctagatgagttaataatatatttccaaaaattattgttctttTATAATCATACTTTGGATGCTAATAGATTAATATGGACACTTCaacattttttgaaacatcaacaagaaattaaacaaaaatgtgTAAATTGTTCAGATTGGTTATGGAGATTAAGGtaaattctgtaaaaaaaaaaaaaaaaacataatacaataaatatcattcaatatttgataatataaataagataatattatatctataggTGGATTCTTCGAATGTGTATGCAACATAATTCAGAAGCTTTGATGAATGGAGCTTATTCATTGGCTATACCTTTGAGAGTGATAGAAACATTTACAAGTCGAGAAGATGCAGAAAAAGTTCTCCAcgaaaatagttataaatatttaagaaacatcttcatttatttgataaagcataaatattttgatcaattaagaaaattaatagataataaagttCCATCTATGTTGGAACCTACTTCTGTTCCTCCAACTccaatttcaaaatgtttagTAGATATGATTAAACGACCgttagatttaatttcttttatagaacaggaagataatttttctatgcTTGTTTTACAAGAACTTTGTAGAAGTATATTATCTCCAAAAATGTCTGATGCAGTAAGAATGTTTATCATTCCATCATTATctgaatttatagaatttccctatattcaattgattaaatgtattaatagaattgaaattgaaccAACCATAAGTTTactttattccattttatcttTAGAATCAAATCGACTttgtaagtatataaaataatttaataataaaaatagataagaacgttaataatagatttttctttttattacagCTGCATGTAAATCTAaagatattcttattaattatttacaagttCTTGCATCTATGAGTTCAACTATAATACCATTAGttgttgaagaaaatatagagCAAGCGAATGATTCAGACTCGGAATCAACCACAAGTATGATTGACCAAGATCAAGCCGATATTTTACATGAATGTTCAGAAATGTTGAACGAAGAACAACGTGTTCAAGGAATACTGTTAGCGGTAGATCGAAGCAAAGATCCATCTGTATTACAACCATTGTGCCAACTCTGTCATCATTTATTGATCACTAACAAATTAgccattcataaatataaattattatacatgctCGCTTTCAagccaatatttttaaaaaatttatgggcCGCTTTATTATCAGCTTGTCAAATGTCATTATTCGGCGGAGCAACGCCTCTCTTGCAAATCATATCACGGGGTATTGGTCTTTCTACcgaagatacaaaaaaaataattccactATTAGCTGTATTTTGTTCCCTATTCAGTCTACTTATTGCAACATTACATGatacagaattttttattcaagatcAATCGTTAGATATTAACGGACAACAAGCAATGCCGTTTACAACTTCGGAATTAGTATTGTTATCAAGTCATTTAAAAGGCGTTTGCTTAGGTTTGGTCGAGCTTGCATTTCCCGATAGCCGGCCAACTGTGCGAGACGATTATAAAAGAGCTGTTCTCGGCCCAACATGTTCCCTACGAAATCAACAAGATACACAAATGTGGACTCATTTATTCAAAGTAACAGTTGGTTTATTACGTCAGTTGCATATGCGAGACTTGAGACGACAATTTTGTCCAGAAGGTCATTGGATAGCTTCAAATATTGTGATACCAATTGATAAACCTCAAGATTTCACATTTCGCAGACGTAGATTGAGAGGATATATTCCTTTTCAAGGATTACGAGTGTTCACTCGTGAAGAATTAGAAGAAGGGCCACCTCTTACTGCAAAAGAAGTTCGAACGTTAACGCTTCTTCGCGAAATACCATTTGTTGTACCATTTAATAATAGAGTAGTGGCATTTCAATCATTGATTTATCGAGATAAAACGGAACAACAAGGTGAACTGACACACTTTATGCAAGGACCATCGATACAGATATCGGTAAGAAGAAATTACCTCTACGAGGACGCATTTGAGAAATTATCACCGGAAAATGAGCCAGAATTGCGATTAAAAATGCGCGTACAACTTTTTAATACAGCTGGTTTAGAAGAAGCTGGTGTAGACGGTGGTGGCCTCtttagagaatttttatcGGAATTACTAAAAACAAGTTTCGACCCTAATAGAGGCTTTTTTAGGCTTACCAAGGATAATATGCTGTATCCAAATCCTACAGTGCAGTTATTGGTTGATGATTTCCCGaagcattattattttatcggtagaattcttggaaaagctttatacgaaaatttattagtgGAACTTCCATTTGCAGAATTTTTCCTCTCAAAGATCGTTGGTCGTCAATCAGATGTTGATGTTCATCATTTAGCTTCTTTAGACC
The window above is part of the Apis mellifera strain DH4 linkage group LG11, Amel_HAv3.1, whole genome shotgun sequence genome. Proteins encoded here:
- the LOC724878 gene encoding carbohydrate sulfotransferase 9, which gives rise to MFSGLQRQLTLLKLVMIFVIIFMSFILILSLLCNSCLHINKYMKSNNFINNENNKHSNLISNKSIAMFSIEEMKNIKEQLNSRKNELEQYCKTISRTSSNLDNVLSNMIIDTIHGLSWCPIYKAASSTWMKHFATLGGVLTESAMELIRRNILQINTIVRKAFPRDRDVKKAYQKLNTTTKFLIVRHPFERLVSAYRDKLEHIEGRDYYYKRFGRHITHKYHRYRKPNETKLEPTFTEFLRFIVEEKYFDEHWAPFIDTCEPCLIPYNYILKFDTFDRDQKFLIQELGLNEYLYEKNDLKNINPRGVTTTTLVKEYIQNVPRSLLDEVNKVYENDFKLFSYLPI
- the LOC413096 gene encoding ubiquitin-protein ligase E3C isoform X2 — protein: MLLKRNRSIMYSFEGDYRRKPQQNLAGASRRDEKSVLLQHAQLERLKREQQRKKHNAALKIQALVRGFIIRKNTKIIKRTEFDEEQQINGRRNLNLDELIIYFQKLLFFYNHTLDANRLIWTLQHFLKHQQEIKQKCVNCSDWLWRLRWILRMCMQHNSEALMNGAYSLAIPLRVIETFTSREDAEKVLHENSYKYLRNIFIYLIKHKYFDQLRKLIDNKVPSMLEPTSVPPTPISKCLVDMIKRPLDLISFIEQEDNFSMLVLQELCRSILSPKMSDAVRMFIIPSLSEFIEFPYIQLIKCINRIEIEPTISLLYSILSLESNRLSACKSKDILINYLQVLASMSSTIIPLVVEENIEQANDSDSESTTSMIDQDQADILHECSEMLNEEQRVQGILLAVDRSKDPSVLQPLCQLCHHLLITNKLAIHKYKLLYMLAFKPIFLKNLWAALLSACQMSLFGGATPLLQIISRGIGLSTEDTKKIIPLLAVFCSLFSLLIATLHDTEFFIQDQSLDINGQQAMPFTTSELVLLSSHLKGVCLGLVELAFPDSRPTVRDDYKRAVLGPTCSLRNQQDTQMWTHLFKVTVGLLRQLHMRDLRRQFCPEGHWIASNIVIPIDKPQDFTFRRRRLRGYIPFQGLRVFTREELEEGPPLTAKEVRTLTLLREIPFVVPFNNRVVAFQSLIYRDKTEQQGELTHFMQGPSIQISVRRNYLYEDAFEKLSPENEPELRLKMRVQLFNTAGLEEAGVDGGGLFREFLSELLKTSFDPNRGFFRLTKDNMLYPNPTVQLLVDDFPKHYYFIGRILGKALYENLLVELPFAEFFLSKIVGRQSDVDVHHLASLDPIMYRNLLYLKSYKGDVADLGLDFTVLSDELGERRIDELKPGGANIPVTNHNRIEYIHLMADYKLNKQIRAQCYAFKQGIGSVIPLDWLQMFNNKELQVLISGAQIPVDVNDLKLHTNYTGGYAPDHPTITAFWKVVNEFNDQQKGQLLKFVTSCSRPPLLGFKVQSGYFFFDD
- the LOC413096 gene encoding ubiquitin-protein ligase E3C isoform X1; translation: MLLKRNRSIMYSFEGDYRRKPQQNLAGASRRDEKSVLLQHAQLERLKREQQRKKHNAALKIQALVRGFIIRKNTKIIKRTEFDEEQQINGRRNLNLDELIIYFQKLLFFYNHTLDANRLIWTLQHFLKHQQEIKQKCVNCSDWLWRLRWILRMCMQHNSEALMNGAYSLAIPLRVIETFTSREDAEKVLHENSYKYLRNIFIYLIKHKYFDQLRKLIDNKVPSMLEPTSVPPTPISKCLVDMIKRPLDLISFIEQEDNFSMLVLQELCRSILSPKMSDAVRMFIIPSLSEFIEFPYIQLIKCINRIEIEPTISLLYSILSLESNRLSACKSKDILINYLQVLASMSSTIIPLVVEENIEQANDSDSESTTSMIDQDQADILHECSEMLNEEQRVQGILLAVDRSKDPSVLQPLCQLCHHLLITNKLAIHKYKLLYMLAFKPIFLKNLWAALLSACQMSLFGGATPLLQIISRGIGLSTEDTKKIIPLLAVFCSLFSLLIATLHDTEFFIQDQSLDINGQQAMPFTTSELVLLSSHLKGVCLGLVELAFPDSRPTVRDDYKRAVLGPTCSLRNQQDTQMWTHLFKVTVGLLRQLHMRDLRRQFCPEGHWIASNIVIPIDKPQDFTFRRRRLRGYIPFQGLRVFTREELEEGPPLTAKEVRTLTLLREIPFVVPFNNRVVAFQSLIYRDKTEQQGELTHFMQGPSIQISVRRNYLYEDAFEKLSPENEPELRLKMRVQLFNTAGLEEAGVDGGGLFREFLSELLKTSFDPNRGFFRLTKDNMLYPNPTVQLLVDDFPKHYYFIGRILGKALYENLLVELPFAEFFLSKIVGRQSDVDVHHLASLDPIMYRNLLYLKSYKGDVADLGLDFTVLSDELGERRIDELKPGGANIPVTNHNRIEYIHLMADYKLNKQIRAQCYAFKQGIGSVIPLDWLQMFNNKELQVLISGAQIPVDVNDLKLHTNYTGGYAPDHPTITAFWKVVNEFNDQQKGQLLKFVTSCSRPPLLGFKELDPPFCIQHAGSVDRLPTSSTCMNLLKLPEFPDEKTLREKLLYAIQAGAGFELS